One Trichoplusia ni isolate ovarian cell line Hi5 chromosome 6, tn1, whole genome shotgun sequence DNA segment encodes these proteins:
- the LOC113495372 gene encoding uncharacterized protein LOC113495372, producing the protein MPPAPAPSEDASAFTVLNHERAADEARRPALPVPLPRNVNVVKPLQHAEPARDLGMGVQPPHTILDPKFSRALDFKLRRLKEKEILQTNLRRPTRYRPKNGTLAASNPNVSTAEQLPARLLSQSHPRINIIETNNEKKVSPKMDSSPSPGRKTRSRNAALSTEGDKPRFVTTVKSGQFLLPPPEVARILGLETLYPAKERDKIVYSYASKPKAVAPRSKRSVPGKKDNAVANGSLSEQRRLHAGDVFSGVRALIAGVAGLRPPGPEPRPAPPAYVLLQTRAQFGSLFCDPSESRTQHYSQKSI; encoded by the coding sequence atgccgcccgcgcccgccccctCCGAGGACGCCAGCGCCTTCACCGTGCTCAACCATGAGCGCGCCGCCGACGAGGCCCGGCGGCCCGCGCTGCCCGTGCCGCTGCCGCGCAACGTGAACGTGGTGAAGCCGCTGCAGCACGCCGAGCCCGCGCGTGACCTCGGCATGGGTGTGCAGCCCCCGCACACTATCCTCGATCCTAAATTCTCTAGGGCGCTCGATTTTAAACTGCGCCGTCTCAAAGAGAAGGAAATTTTGCAGACTAATTTACGCCGACCGACGCGCTACCGCCCTAAAAACGGTACACTGGCCGCATCAAACCCGAATGTCAGCACGGCGGAGCAGCTTCCTGCACGACTGTTGAGCCAGTCGCATCCGCGCATCAATATAATCGAGACgaataacgaaaaaaaagtgTCTCCTAAAATGGACAGTTCGCCATCACCAGGACGAAAGACACGGTCGAGAAATGCTGCTCTCTCCACCGAAGGCGATAAGCCACGATTCGTTACGACGGTGAAGAGCGGCCAGTTCCTACTGCCACCTCCGGAGGTCGCGCGAATACTCGGCCTGGAAACCCTGTACCCGGCTAAGGAACGAGACAAGATTGTTTACTCATATGCCAGTAAACCGAAAGCCGTGGCTCCGCGCTCAAAGCGGTCCGTACCAGGGAAGAAAGACAACGCCGTGGCCAACGGCTCGTTGTCGGAGCAGCGGCGGCTGCACGCGGGCGACGTGTTCAGCGGCGTGCGCGCGCTCATCGCCGGCGTGGCGGGGCTGCGGCCGCCGGGGCCCGAGCCCCGACCAGCGCCGCCCGCGTACGTACTGCTACAGACAAGGGCCCAATTCGGTTCATTATTTTGTGATCCTAGTGAATCCCGAACGCAGCACTACTCACAAAAATCTATCTGA